The DNA region GTGGGAGGTGTTGAAAAGAAGCCCTGTTTACGGGGTTCAAATGCCACATTTTGGGTATAAGAGGCGCACTTCTTTGTGAGGAGGATAAAGACTTCATAAAATCTATAGAGGCTCATTGATGAAGAGAACTGCAACTCCCGGACTATAGTGCTGCAATATTGTGTCTTTATCTTTTACAGTATTTGTTAGTTACTAGTGTAGTACTGACACTTTGGTTTGATATGTTTTTCTTCAATATTCTTGGGCCATTTTGGGATAAATTTTctgttgtatttatttttttaaacctcCGGAAGATGCATGTATTCACTGGAGATAGATGAAAAACAACCAACTTAATACTGGTCAGtaaatttggattttggattggATATTTCTTGCAGCTACTAGGCCACTGGTTTTATGGtctcttttatatttatttggttGTGATCTGCAACAAAATGTCAGCTATAAAATTTTTGGTTATTTCAAATGATTCTTATTATTGCAACAGCCTGTTGAATTCTTGTAGTCAAGAATCTCCTTTTGATAGGTAAAGTGAATGTCCAAAAAAACAGATACTGAAAGAGTGAAGTTTTGTTGAATACAAAATTTGAATTCTAATTAGGTTCGACCCATAAACAGAATAAAGTGGTGTTTAGCCAAATTTACATGTTTGACTAGTAAAATGTTGTCTCTGCAAATATACAAAAGGCATTGTAGGTCATGTTCTATGAGTATTGCTACAACTTACCGCTCTCTCACTATGGGTGGGGTATTAGGCAGGCTGTTAGCCAtagagaaagttcaggaaatttTGCCCATTTTTGCGGTGTTGAAGTTGCTGTGTCTGTGTAGGGATGTAAGAAGCAAACCAACAAGTGGATTTCACCAGGGGGGATGATCTTCTTGTGGACTCTGGGGCGGTATTGGTTTCCAATTAGGTTTCTCATCCCAATACATGTCGTAGTATATGTGACCTGGTGTTTGGTTTTCCACACAACACCATATACCCACATACCGCTTGACACGGTTCCTGAATTTGTGTTCCCTGGCCTGATCCATACAATACATATACATCTCATTGTAAGAGAGACGAGACGAACCTCAGCACATTCATAAACAGAGAGGTAGAGAGAGCAAGAATTACCTTGTCAGTAAAACCTTGGAAGGCATCTTGCATTGATGAGAACTGAATTACTTTGACATCCTTGAACAAGGAGAATACTGTCTTGAACTGTTCAAAATGAACCAGTAGAAGTTACTCGTAAAAGTAATGGACAAAAGAGTATAGATAAAGCGGACAGATTTTAGTATCAGAAACATGATGTAGGTTCCTATAGCTTGCAAAAAACATTAATTACCATGGACAGAagattttgacattttaaatttattgtttaataGACCACTCAAAGACACTGTAATGACTATTACAGCATAAGATTTCTGTTATCAGTTGttatacatttagtatattatttaCATAAGAATAAGTATATCGTTTTAGTTCACAAAATAAACATATGCAAATAGCAcatcctacaaaatttattGGTTTATTTGACATTAATACATGAtgcatttattttagtattcaGTTTTTCATAAAACAAATACTCTGTAACATTTAGTAGTAATGTAACACAAATCATTAGTTAATCTCTTTAATTACCGTTTCTTCAGTACTATTCTTGGGGAATCTAAGAATTCCTGTTGCAGTAGTACTGTTGGAAAGTTGGCAGCCTTCTGATCCCTCTCGGCATAGTTGCACATCAAGCCATGACTCTTTCACCTTTAAATGAAAAAAGCAACAGTTGGAAATTTTGGTAATGGGACAAAATTTTACAAGCTTTGCATGAAAGAGTTTAAGGACAAGAATTACACCTCTTGGGGCATTAATGGGTTGTCAAGTAAAGAATACTCCCTAAAACTGATCCCAGGTCCAAATTCCTCCTCTGGTTGTTCCCTCAACATCACATTAACCTGAAGTATAACATGTATCACACAAAACAATGAGGCCAAAATAAGAAACATAACTGCTTAGTGATTCTTCAGAATCCTCTTTCTGGATTCAGAAACTTTTCAAGAGTGACTAAAGGTCAAATAACTATGCAAGTTAGTAGTCACAACGCAATTCCAATGAAAAGTAAGCATGCAAGCTTGTGCAGCTAGCTGCAAACAAAATGGGAAAAGCTTAATTGCTAATGATATTAATCAAGCAATGTTAGATGAAAGACAAAATTGTTAACAGATTAAAAGGAATTTTATAAActgctttgtttcttttcttcctttggACAAGTTCAAAggaattttttagaaaatgccAATGAGCTGTCACCAGTAATGTTTTTAGTACCAAAAGATAACTTAATGTATGAAAATGACTCAAGTATGGCTAATAACATCATCACAGACCTATATATCCAAAACTAACTCATCaaaccaaagaaaaaaatttcaagtattAGATTTAAGAAATATTACAAAATGCAAGAGCCtattgatataaatatataataatataatctctttacatacaaaaaaaaaattaaataaaaaattgcttTCTTGGTTTAATCATGGAGGACTTTGAATGGGATTTGAAACTTTAAGGGcatagtataagtattatacaTGTTTTATGTTTGCTGATGGAATTAAGATGGCATCATAATTTGTAAACCAAGGGAACAAGAATTATGTTCTTGATTGTCATTTTAGTGGAAGAAATTTGAGTTAATAGCAGATTGAACGCATCTTTGAAGTTTGTACCTCAAACACATGATCCAAAGGACAGACAAAAGGCTGTCTCGTCATGGATCCCACCAAAACACCAGGATGTCCAAACCATAACCTATCTAACCTGCACCATATCGGAGGCATCACCTAAAATCACAAAGAATGACACAAATAATCAGGATATTGCTTGGTGGGGATACAGACAACCAATCCAATAGAAAAGTTATTGCTCTTGTAGGAAAAATTAAGAAACAATGTAACCACTGCTCTAATGGTTgtgctaaaattaaaaaaaaaaaaaaagaagaagaagaaaagagtgACAATTCAACAAGTTCAGAACCAGAGTCCTGATAAAGAAAATGCTTGCAAATGGTTTCTACTATGGTTATCGGGATAAGAAACCGCAGTACTGAGGTGAATAGCATCTTCAGACATCATTACTGACCACACAAAAGGTGATTGATTAACCTTCTCTGAATCTTCAAATTTTATCATTCATTTTGGCAATTCTAGCAAAATGCAAAGTTAATATTCCGCATTTCAAAATTAGGGCAGCCACCTTACatatgaaaaggaaaaataggAATAGCTCTCACCAATGTGCGATTTAGCAGTGAAGCAACAGCAAGTGCAGTCCTTATTTGCTTTATCTGAAAATAACAATTGAACCATAATTAAGGTGATTCAATTTGGCAAGATACTGTTAATAGAAAAAAGGTTGGATGAAGTTAGAGGCACCAACCTGATAATTAACAAGAGAAAAGTGTGATTCAATATTATTTTCTCCATCTAGTAACAATCTTTTGGGAATAGATGGTTTAAACGTCAAAAAACCCCCtgcaaaatgttttaattgattagatCATGGCACTGAACAACTAAAGACATATTTCACAAGGCATGCAATAGAAAAATTATGCTTGTCTATGGAGCAAACCAAGATCATCAAAATATAACTGCATTTTCACTGACACAATTAAGTAATGACTAATCTTTTCAATACATTTTCTTTCTACTAGAAGGTGGCTTACTAATATGTATAAGAGCTCTCAAgattacatacaaaaataaTCTTCCAAAAATTTCTTGTTGAATTTGTATTTAACTTATATTGACCTTGATTAGAAGAGAGTAAGAAGTTATAGTGTGTTAGCTTTcgaagaatttcaatttcagaaTAAATGAGAAAAATAGTATGTAAACAAGAAAGGggaaatataatatgaaagGAGAAAACCTGGTGGGTTGTAATATTCCAATGGATCAAGGAAAATCTTAGCTTCACGTAATCGGTGGCGTTTGCCTTCAGTTCCTCCATATTGGAATGTTGTATGTACCGCATAGGGATCTAGTTTGAGTTGTTGATACATTGACTACCAAAGTATCAAAACAGGAAGAAAAGAAAGTTTTGATAAATATGGAGTGACcaattaatttcaaaattgaaTATTGGACACCGTAACCTTTACAAGTATGAATTCAGAAAGACAATTTATGTTCTTATACAGTTATACAAGGCAAAGTACCTGGACAAAAAAAGTGTGCCCACTGCAAAAGATACTTGCGGGTAGAAGTCCCAACTTGAGATTTCCATCATAAGCATAAAAAAGTCCACTGTCTTCATCAACAGATGGGCCCAACTGTCTGCGGATGATCTGATTGAAACCATTCTGATCCCAGACAGTATCATCACTTAAAAGCAATTCTTTCCACTCCTTTGCCAACTTTTTTGAGGATTCTGAAGGCCGCCAGTGAAATATTCCAATGTTGTAAGCAGCACCAACTGCACAGCAAAAACACTTCTCCACAGTAAAATGGCTGCTAGAACTGTACTAGTGGTCCGAAGTACAAATAAAGTCTAATTACTGAAACCATACATTTGCTTTCCAATTATATGACAATGTCAAATATCAGCTACAACACTGACAAAGATCTTTTCTGAAAATAGTATAGTATATTATAAGCATCACTTTGATCCAAACAAGCTTTACCTAGTTTCCAGATGTCCAACCTGTCGTCTGTAACTGTTGGTTCAACACTATCAGTGGATGTCAAGATGTCTGCTTCAGGGAAACGTGCAAGGTATGGAAGAGGATTCTGTTTGTGGAACATACCATGTAATAAAAAGAATGTTCATACAAAGTGGCATGGCATTGAACAGTGAGAAGAAGTTGAAACCAAGTCATCCACTGGACATACTAAAAGATCCAAAAAGGCAGAAAAGTAAATCAAGAACCTCGAGTCCTTCACCTCTGGAATATAACTAAGATTTTATACAAAAGGAAGGTGTAAATAAAGCCTTCACAAGAGTAAACCCCACCCccatcccaaaaaaaaaacgagtATGAGTAAATAAGTTCCCATATATTCCCTAGAAGAGGAAAATTTTGTCCTTCAATAAAAATGCTATAGTATTGAACCAATACACATTATTCGTTCTTTAAACAAAGTTTAGTACCTCACTTCGCAtgtcaattattattactattactactacatattattattttctgttTCGCAGTGAAGATAAGGAAATTTCTTCAATCTATTCTTTCTACAAGCGAGTCCACAAAATACTAGAGCAGGTCAATAGAGTTCCACATGAAGTGGTAACTGTTGACTGATTTCAGATGCCTTTCATACCAACTGGCTTACCAACAACTAGCAAATAATAGTGTCAAACCATAAGCTTTGAAAAATGGTGGATAACTAGGAGTTGAAAGATACATATTAAGATTTGATCTAAATGACAAGCAAATGCTGAGGTGAAGAGTTACCTTTAACCACACCATGTCAGTATCACACATTAGGAGCTCAAAACCAAAAGGTAGGACAGCATCTATTAGAAGAACTTTCTCCCTTCCCATTTTGTGAAATGTTGGTGAGCCCCATCCAACATCTACTGTACTCATATGGCTACCCATGTCAAAAACAGGTATACCTTTCCAGTAAAGAGCCTCCAATAATTTGGTGTCCATTGCACCTAGGAAATGTTATATTTGTCAGTACTTTGCGTGTCGTTAGCATGTTAATAACTAAGAATATGCCAGCATATTTTCTTCATTGCAATCAAGAAGATAAAGAGCAGTTACCAACAAGTAGGTTGTCGACATCCATATCTGTCAAGTGTTTAACCCATGTCAATATGAAATCCATGAAAGCATAGTTTCCAAAGGTCACAATTATGACATTGTCCCTCACTCTTTCCTGAAATAGTTCTTTGGTCAATCTGAAAGTTTCTAGAGATGGCATTCGTGAACCGGGAGGGGGAGAGTTCCATATAGGTTTCAGTGACTTGCTTTTCGCCTGGGTGTTTGGTGCTTGAGGTGAACCAACAGTTTCTTTTAGAGACTCATTATGTATTTGAGTTAGAACTGCTGCCGGTACATCTGAAATAAAATATCCATATGACAGCTAGCAAATTATTAAGTATAGGAAACGAACCCCCCCTCCCCAGCAGTTACTCGGTAGGACAATTTTCAAAGAtgaagttattaaaaaaaaaaaatttgttctgAGGATAAATTACAGAAGTAAAGATCTTCAAAAACAGCAAGAAAGTTTTCTATTTCGTTCAATATTACCATAAGTGCTAAAGCCTAAAGATGAGGGTAGAAAGGTAGACAGATTCATACTATAAAAAGATGGCAATATCAAAATGGTTCAATAACTTCACTGAATTAGCAAACTGGGGGAAAGAAATTCAATCCTTCACTTATTGATTCGTCAACCGGCTCTTTTTGTTGGTTCCTAAAGTTACTCCATTTAAACATTAAGAGGAGATAGAACATATGTTTCTGACATCACTATTTTCTAACTCCATCATAGACTCAACTTGGAATTAAGATTTCACCGCAATACAGCATCAAAGTAAGATCTCCATGGTGTACAGCAAATGTATGTACTCTCAACCAAGGCAAGAGATATTACATCACTATCTCTACCAAAAATATGAGGGTTCGTAGACAATTGAACAAACCTATACTGCTATACACCtccataaatataaaattcagAATCATAATAACTAAAAACCACTCAATTAATCCACAAACCAAGAAAATTATTAGCTCCCACCGTTGACTCCATCTGAAATACACAGAGTTCAACTTTCCTCTTTCGTTTCATTATCTCTCTGCATTATTACCAGCTCAAATTTATGTGAAAACTATCATAATTTTGGTCAGCCTCGCTCTCTTTTCTCCGGTGAGTGAAATATTCAGATTATACTCAAttctaacaaaattttaaaaatagcaTACCGAAAATGCAAAAATCTACGGCCATTACGAGCTGGTAAGCGAAAAATTGGAATTAAACAAGTATGCATGCGAGTATGCGATGCAATCAGTGTGCACATAAAGAGTGTGGAGTGAGAATGTACCTGACGGAGAGGAAGGAGCAATCGGCGAGAGAGAAAAGGAGGAGGAGGCGGAAGAGGAGTAGACGGCAGAGAAGACATAGAAAGCCGAGAAGACAACGCCGACCGCCACGGTGGCGTAGATCGTCAGGAACAAAGGCTTGGAATTCGCCATTTCCTGAACCATTTCCTTCTCCAGGAAGAGACGTTGAAATTGATCACTCTACACCTTCATCGCGCCGGCGTGGTCCTCTCCCCGGCAGCTGAGTGGTATCCAGTACAAAGGAGTAGTTATGGCCTACGGGCTACGGGCTCGGAGTTTTGCAAGAGTCGAGCAGATGAAGTCAACTACAGCCGCGGTGGCTGAATCtgactatttttttaattttgattaaactGAATAATTGGGATAAAA from Ipomoea triloba cultivar NCNSP0323 chromosome 6, ASM357664v1 includes:
- the LOC116023297 gene encoding arabinosyltransferase XEG113, producing the protein MVQEMANSKPLFLTIYATVAVGVVFSAFYVFSAVYSSSASSSFSLSPIAPSSPSDVPAAVLTQIHNESLKETVGSPQAPNTQAKSKSLKPIWNSPPPGSRMPSLETFRLTKELFQERVRDNVIIVTFGNYAFMDFILTWVKHLTDMDVDNLLVGAMDTKLLEALYWKGIPVFDMGSHMSTVDVGWGSPTFHKMGREKVLLIDAVLPFGFELLMCDTDMVWLKNPLPYLARFPEADILTSTDSVEPTVTDDRLDIWKLVGAAYNIGIFHWRPSESSKKLAKEWKELLLSDDTVWDQNGFNQIIRRQLGPSVDEDSGLFYAYDGNLKLGLLPASIFCSGHTFFVQSMYQQLKLDPYAVHTTFQYGGTEGKRHRLREAKIFLDPLEYYNPPGGFLTFKPSIPKRLLLDGENNIESHFSLVNYQIKQIRTALAVASLLNRTLVMPPIWCRLDRLWFGHPGVLVGSMTRQPFVCPLDHVFEVNVMLREQPEEEFGPGISFREYSLLDNPLMPQEVKESWLDVQLCREGSEGCQLSNSTTATGILRFPKNSTEETFKTVFSLFKDVKVIQFSSMQDAFQGFTDKAREHKFRNRVKRYVGIWCCVENQTPGHIYYDMYWDEKPNWKPIPPQSPQEDHPPW